A stretch of DNA from Arthrobacter jiangjiafuii:
CATTTTCAGCGGTCGGCGTCAGGCGTGGTCGGCCAGGCGCTCACCGTCGCGGATGTCGAACAGGTGCACATGTCCCTGCTGCGGGCGGACGTACAGGGTGTCGCCCTTCAGCGGGGGGCGCCGGCCGTCCACGCGGACCACCATGTCGCGGTCGGTGCCATCGAGGGTGGTGTGTCCGTAGACGTAGGCATCGGCGCCGAGCTCCTCAACGACGTCGACCTCCACCTTCAGCCCGTCGCTGGAGGAATCCACCAGCTCCAGGTCCTCCGGCCGGACGCCGAGGGTCACGGTGTTGCCCGCAGCGGCACCGAGAATGGAACTGGCAACGGGGTAGACGGAGCCGCCGAACGCGACACCGCCGTCGACCACGGGCAGTTCCAGCAGGTTCATCGCCGGGGAACCGATGAAGCCGGCCACGAACACGTTCTTCGGGTAGTCGTAGAGGTTGCGCGGGGTGTCAACCTGCTGCAGCACACCGTCCTTGAGGACGGCCACCCGGTCGCCCATGGTCATGGCCTCGACCTGGTCGTGGGTGACATAGACGGTGGTGACACCCAGCCTGCGGGTCAGCGACGCAATCTGGGTGCGGGTCTGCACACGCAGCTTGGCATCCAGGTTGGAGAGCGGCTCATCCATCAGGAACACCTGGGGGTTGCGGACGATAGCGCGGCCCATGGCAACGCGCTGGCGCTGGCCGCCGGAGAGCGCCTTGGGCTTGCGGTCCAGATAGTCCTCGAGGTCCAGCAGCTTTGCCGCCTCGCGGACACGTTCCATCCGCTCTTCCTTGCCGATGCCGGCGATCTTCAGGGCGAAGCCCATGTTGTCGGCGACTGACATGTGCGGGTACAGGGCGTAGTTCTGGAAGACCATGGCGATGTCGCGGTCTTTGGGGGGAACGTCGGTAACGTCCCGGTCGCCGATGAGGATGCGGCCCGAATTGACGTCCTCCAGTCCGGCGAGCATCCGCAGCGAGGTGGACTTGCCGCAGCCCGAGGGGCCAACAAGGACCAGGAACTCGCCGTCGGCGATTTCCAGGCTGAGGCTGTCTACCGCCGGGCGTTCAGTGCCCGGGTACAGGCGTGTGGCCTGGTCAAACGTTACCGTTGCCATGGTGTTTCTCCTTCACGGGCAGGTACGTGCCCGACGATCCGTAGTGAAGTGCTTATGAAGTTAAAGACGCGCGTCAGCCAGTGTGGCCGATGTCACAGGGTCAGTATGCCACAGGGTTGGGGCTAGCGGGCCTGGCGCGTCCGCCGCAGTTCCAGCAGCATCTCCAGCACGGCAGTGAACTCGTCGGGGGATGCCACCCGGAAGGGTGCCCGGGTGTCACCGGGGCCGACCTTGACCCCCACATCGCCGGGCTGCAGCGCTGCGAAGCCGTGTTCGTCGGTCACATCGTCGCCGGCGAACAGGACTGCTGCGGCGCCGGTGAGTCCGCGCAGCGCACGGATCCCCTCACCCTTGTTGGTGTGGACCACGGATGTTTCCAGCACGCGCTTACCGTCGGTGACCTGCACCCCGTCCAGCTCTCCCAGGCGCCGGCGTGCCGCGTCGACGGCGGCGGCAGCTACGTCGTCGTCGGCGCTGCGCGTGTGGAGGACGACGCCGGCCGGCTTTTCTTCCAGCCACGTGCCCGGATGGATCTTCACTACGGCGTTTACCGCGTCCCGGGCGCGTGCCAGCAGATGGGCCTGCTCCGGGGTCAGCTGCAGCGGCTGGGCGTTGGGCCCGGTCCAGGCTTCGGCCCCGTGGCTGCCGATCAGCAGGGTTTCCGGATCCGGACTGGCCACCAGCCGCAGGCTGCCCAGCGCCCGCCCGGAGATCAGGGCGGTGAAGGTGCGGGGCAGGGCGGCCAGCGCCTGTACGGCGGCGGCGGACGCAGGCAGTGGCCGGGCGTCGTCGGCGTGTTCCACCAGGGGTGCGAGCACGCCGTCGAAATCCAGCGCCACGAGGAGGGGGTCGGCGGCGGCCAGGCGTTCAAGGGCCCGGGTGAGGTCCGCGGGCAGGGCGATCACCCTTCCTCCCCGGGCTCGGTCTGCTGCAGCGCATTGAGGAAGTTCTTGGACCAGCGTTCGACGTCGTTCTGCAGCACCTGGCGGCGCATCAGGCGCATCCGCCGCTGGGCCTCGCGGTCCGGCATGTTGATGGCGTCCAGTACGGCGCTCTTGAGACCGTCGATGTCGTGCGGGTTCACCAGCACGGCCTGCCGCAGCTGGTCCGCGGCGCCGGCGAATTCGCTGAGCACCAGCGCGCCGGTGTTGTTGGTCCGGGCCGCAACGTATTCCTTGGCGACCAGGTTCATGCCGTCGCGCAGTGCGGTCACCAGCATGACGTCTGCTGCCAGGTACAGGGCAACCATTTCCTCCACCGGGTAGCTGTGGTGCAGGTAGCGGATGGCGGTGCTGCCCATGGTGTCGTAGGTGCCGTTGATCCGGCCCACTGTGCCTTCAACCTCTTCGCGCAGCAGCCGGTACTGTTCCACGCGCTCGCGGCTGGGGCTGGCCACCTGGATCAGGGACGCATCCTCGACGGTGAGCGTGCCGTCCTCGAGGAGTTCGCCGTAGGCCTTGAGCCGGTGGCTGATGCCCTTGGTGTAGTCCAGCCGGTCAACGCCCAGCAGCACGGTCTTGGGGTCACCGAGCTCCCGCCGGATCTGCTTGGAGCGCTCGACGATGTCTTCCCGCTTGGCCAGTTCGGTGATCTGGTCCACGTCGATGGAGATGGGGAAGGACTCGGCCCGGGAGACATAGGAGATGCCTTCCTCCGTCTGGACCTGGACCTGCTGCTGGCGGACGGTGTGCCCGGCGAAGCGGCGGACGCAGCGCAGGAAGTTGCTGGCGTCGGAGGGGCGCTGGAAACCGATCAGGTCCGCTCCGAGCAGGCCCTCGATGATGGCGCGGCGCCAGGGCAGCTGCGCGAAGATCTCCAGCGGCGGGAAGGGAATGTGGTTGAAGAAGCCGATCTTCAGGTCCGGGCGGTCCTTGCGCAGCATCTGCGGGACCAGCTGCAGCTGATAATCCTGGACCCACACCGTGGCGCCCTTGGCCGCCATGGAGGCGGCGGCGTCGGCGAACCGGCGGTTGACGGTCCGGTAGGAGTCCCACCAGGTGCGGTGGAACTCCGGGGGTGCAATCACGTCGTGATAGAGCGGCCACAGGGTGGCGTTGGAGAAGCCCTCGTAATACAGCTCCACCTCGGAGGAACTCAGCGGCACCGGCAGCAGATGCATATTGTCGTGGTCGAACTGGTCGACTTCCTCGTCCGGAGCTCCGTGCCAGCCCACCCACGCGCCGTCGGCCTTGCCCATCACAGGGGCCAGCGCAGTGACCAGCCCGCCGGGGGAGCGGCGCCAGCTTTCCTCGCCGTCGGACTTCACCCGGTCCACGGGGAGCCGGTTGGAAACCACGATGAAATCGAAATCGCCATACCCGTCCGTGGCATTGTTGTCTGCAGGATCAGCGGCAGCAGCGTTCACGATATGCACCCCTTGGTTGGCTTTTGTGTTTATGCCACTCTATCCAAGCCCGGAAACTTTGTGTCCGGTGCGGGCGTTGGAGGTAAAGGCGGCGTGGCTCATTGGCCTAAACTGTTGCCTGCCGGCCGCGTGCCCAAACGGGTAGGCGTGAGAGAGACATGAGGAACTATGACTGAGCGGAACCCCAAGCCCAGCAAGGCCGATCGCACGGCTGCTGCGCGTGAACAGGCGCGCGCCATGCGTGAAGCCCAGAAGAAGAAGGAGCAGCGCAACAAGCTCCTGGTGCGGTGGGGCGTGGTTGCTGCCGTCGTAGCGATCATCGTGGTCGTAGCGCTCATCGTGATTAACTCCATGCGCGGCGGTAATGGTGCGGAGGCCCAGACCGGGCAGTCTCCGGCCAATGCCAATGAATTTGGCGGAATTACCCTCACCTCCACCACGGCGCTGGAACCGTCGGAGCCTTTTGCCGTGGATGTTGCCACGCTGCCGGCCGAGCCGACCGAGGCAAACGATGAAGCTCCGATTCCGCCAGGCATCGCTCCGGCTGCCGAGGGCGAGCCTGTCCCGATTGTCGTCTACGTGGATGTGAACTGCGTGCACTGCGCCGAGTTCGAGGAAACCTACAACGGACAGATCGCGTCCTGGCTGGACGCCGGCGAGGTCACCTTCGAGTACCGCACGGTCGCGTTCCTGGACCGCAGCTCGCCCACCAACTATTCCTCGCGTGGCGCCAATGCCGCCGCGTGCGTGGCGGACACCAACCCCGAGTCCTACTGGGACTTCATGACCTCCATCTTCGCCAACTACGACAACGGCGAGATCAAGAACGCGGAGCTGGCTTCCATGGCCGAGTCTGTGGGTGCCGGGAATGCTTCCGACTGCATCCAGAACGACGGCTTCCGCGCCTTCGTGAACTACGCGGACCGTCTGGCCCGCGTGGACTACGTCAGCGGAACGCCCACCGTCTACGTCAACGGTGCCGAAACCAACGCCAACGACTTCACCACCACGGTCCAGGCCGCGATCGACGCCAACAAGTAGGTTCTTCCGGCTTCGCCGGCAGCGCCCGTTCTGCGTGCAACCCGTTTGGGTTTCGCGGGAACGGGCGCTCTGGGTTAACCTTGACTAGCGCAGTTGCCGTGTTTTGTTTTTTTGGCGCACGACGACGGCGCGCAGCCGGCTTGGCCGGTACCGCCCCCTTAGCTCAGCTGGCCAGAGCACCTGTCTTGTAAACAGGGGGTCGCCGGTTCGAATCCGGCAGGGGGCTCCACGAAACCCCTCCTGCTCAGGCATAACGCCCACCAGGAGGGGTTTTTCTATGGGGGCGAGTTACATGCTTGCCCGGCCCACCTTTCCTCATCCCTCTCACAGAGCATGATCTGCTCAAACATGCATCCAGGTGTTGCACGCCGGAAACACAGGGGAAACCACCACTTCCTAATGTGTTGTCATGACCGAGCAAACAACGCCCCAGCGCCCCAGGTTCTACAAATCATTGTTCGTGCAATTGCTTGTCGCGGTGGTACTCGGAATTGTCGTGGGCTACGTCTGGCCTGAGGTAGGCGCGGCGTTCAAGGTGCTGGGCGACGGTTTTATCCGGCTCATCAAGATGATCATTGCCCCGCTGATTTTCCTTGTCATTGTGACCGGCATAGCCCATATCAGTGACGTGAACGCCGTGGGCCGGGTGGGGGTCAAAGCCCTCGCATACTTTCTTGCCGCGTCCAGTTTCGCCCTGCTGTTTGGCATGGTGGTAGGCAACGTGGTGCGTCCCGGCGCCGGGCTGAACATCGACCCCGGCACCTTGGACACCTCTGCCCTGGATTCGAAAACCTCTGCTGAGGTGGCATCGCCTACGGAATTTATCCTCAACATCATCCCGGTGAGTGTCATAGACGCGTTTGCGTCGAATTCACTGCTGCAGGTGCTTTTCTTCGCCGTATTCTTCGGCGCAGCCGCCGTGGTGATAGGGCGCGAGACGTGTGAACCGGTTCTTAAAGTGATGGAAGCGACGCTTGAAATCATTTTCAAGGTCATGTCTTGGATTATGCGGCTGGCACCGATTGGCGCCTTCGGCGCCATGGCTTTCATTATCGGCCAGTATGGTCTGGCAACTCTCGGGACCTATGCCAAACTGATCGCCGCCTGCTACGGCGCAGCACTGCTGTTCATCGGCATTCTGTTCGTGATTGCCCGAGTTTTCGCAGGCGTTCCGTTGTGGCAGTTCATCAAGTACACCCGCGAAGAGTTCCTGCTGGCGCTCGGAACTGCTTCAACCGAATCCGTGATGCCCCGAATCATGACCAAACTGACCAACGCCGGGTGTTCCCGTGCAACAACCGGCCTGGTCATTCCCACCGGATACTCGTTCAATCTGGACGGCGCAGCTATCTATTTGTCCATCTCAGTGGTCTTCCTCGCCCAAGCATTCAACATTGATCTGAGCTTCGAGCAGCAACTGGGTGCCCTGGGCATCCTGCTGCTCACGTCCAAGGGCATGGCAGGGGTTCCCGGGTCATCTTTTCTGGCTCTGTCGGCCACGGCGGCGGCCCTCGGATTGTTCCCCGTTGCCGGAGTTGCCCTCCTGCTCGGCGCTGATCGTCTGATGGATTCCATGCGGGTGGTCGTCAACCTGATGGGCAACTGTGTGGCCACCTTCGTGGTGGCCAAGTGGGAAGGCCAGTTCGACCGGCAGGCGATGCTGGATGCCTTCGCCGGGCACGCAGCGACGGCGGACGGCCCCGCGCCGGCCGTCACGCTGCTGCCGGAACCGGCCGCCGGGCCTGCGCAGGATTCCAAGGCACCCACCACCATCAGGCTCCAGGGTTAGCCACCGGAGTGCAGCCGTTGATGAGCATTCCAACCACAACGCCGTGGCCGAGCACGTGAGGCTCGACCACGGCGCGTGGTGTTCGAGGCGCCACCGGCCGGAGCGGCGGCGGCGGAGTCAGACGGTGACCGGTCGGCCCGTTCCCGGGGACCCAGGCAGGGCAGCCGGGGACTCGTCGGGGAGGTTCGCGTCGCGCACCTCCTGGTACTGAGGCAGGTAGGTGTACAGCTCGTCGCGCAGCGGGTTGCGGTGCCGGTTGAGGATGGTGAACACCTGGTAAACCGCGACGGCGATGTTGGCCGCCAGCGAGATGGCAGACACGATGAACAGTGCGGTCGGGTTGTGCGAGGACTCGACGGCGAACGGAGACGTGCTTACGAACGTCGGGACCGCCATCGTGAACATCATCCACAGCGCCAGGGTGTGGGCGCGGTGCTGCAGCCACGCACCCTTCTTGATGAAGA
This window harbors:
- a CDS encoding ABC transporter ATP-binding protein, which gives rise to MATVTFDQATRLYPGTERPAVDSLSLEIADGEFLVLVGPSGCGKSTSLRMLAGLEDVNSGRILIGDRDVTDVPPKDRDIAMVFQNYALYPHMSVADNMGFALKIAGIGKEERMERVREAAKLLDLEDYLDRKPKALSGGQRQRVAMGRAIVRNPQVFLMDEPLSNLDAKLRVQTRTQIASLTRRLGVTTVYVTHDQVEAMTMGDRVAVLKDGVLQQVDTPRNLYDYPKNVFVAGFIGSPAMNLLELPVVDGGVAFGGSVYPVASSILGAAAGNTVTLGVRPEDLELVDSSSDGLKVEVDVVEELGADAYVYGHTTLDGTDRDMVVRVDGRRPPLKGDTLYVRPQQGHVHLFDIRDGERLADHA
- the otsB gene encoding trehalose-phosphatase produces the protein MIALPADLTRALERLAAADPLLVALDFDGVLAPLVEHADDARPLPASAAAVQALAALPRTFTALISGRALGSLRLVASPDPETLLIGSHGAEAWTGPNAQPLQLTPEQAHLLARARDAVNAVVKIHPGTWLEEKPAGVVLHTRSADDDVAAAAVDAARRRLGELDGVQVTDGKRVLETSVVHTNKGEGIRALRGLTGAAAVLFAGDDVTDEHGFAALQPGDVGVKVGPGDTRAPFRVASPDEFTAVLEMLLELRRTRQAR
- the otsA gene encoding alpha,alpha-trehalose-phosphate synthase (UDP-forming), which codes for MNAAAADPADNNATDGYGDFDFIVVSNRLPVDRVKSDGEESWRRSPGGLVTALAPVMGKADGAWVGWHGAPDEEVDQFDHDNMHLLPVPLSSSEVELYYEGFSNATLWPLYHDVIAPPEFHRTWWDSYRTVNRRFADAAASMAAKGATVWVQDYQLQLVPQMLRKDRPDLKIGFFNHIPFPPLEIFAQLPWRRAIIEGLLGADLIGFQRPSDASNFLRCVRRFAGHTVRQQQVQVQTEEGISYVSRAESFPISIDVDQITELAKREDIVERSKQIRRELGDPKTVLLGVDRLDYTKGISHRLKAYGELLEDGTLTVEDASLIQVASPSRERVEQYRLLREEVEGTVGRINGTYDTMGSTAIRYLHHSYPVEEMVALYLAADVMLVTALRDGMNLVAKEYVAARTNNTGALVLSEFAGAADQLRQAVLVNPHDIDGLKSAVLDAINMPDREAQRRMRLMRRQVLQNDVERWSKNFLNALQQTEPGEEG
- a CDS encoding DsbA family protein; translated protein: MTERNPKPSKADRTAAAREQARAMREAQKKKEQRNKLLVRWGVVAAVVAIIVVVALIVINSMRGGNGAEAQTGQSPANANEFGGITLTSTTALEPSEPFAVDVATLPAEPTEANDEAPIPPGIAPAAEGEPVPIVVYVDVNCVHCAEFEETYNGQIASWLDAGEVTFEYRTVAFLDRSSPTNYSSRGANAAACVADTNPESYWDFMTSIFANYDNGEIKNAELASMAESVGAGNASDCIQNDGFRAFVNYADRLARVDYVSGTPTVYVNGAETNANDFTTTVQAAIDANK
- a CDS encoding cation:dicarboxylate symporter family transporter, encoding MTEQTTPQRPRFYKSLFVQLLVAVVLGIVVGYVWPEVGAAFKVLGDGFIRLIKMIIAPLIFLVIVTGIAHISDVNAVGRVGVKALAYFLAASSFALLFGMVVGNVVRPGAGLNIDPGTLDTSALDSKTSAEVASPTEFILNIIPVSVIDAFASNSLLQVLFFAVFFGAAAVVIGRETCEPVLKVMEATLEIIFKVMSWIMRLAPIGAFGAMAFIIGQYGLATLGTYAKLIAACYGAALLFIGILFVIARVFAGVPLWQFIKYTREEFLLALGTASTESVMPRIMTKLTNAGCSRATTGLVIPTGYSFNLDGAAIYLSISVVFLAQAFNIDLSFEQQLGALGILLLTSKGMAGVPGSSFLALSATAAALGLFPVAGVALLLGADRLMDSMRVVVNLMGNCVATFVVAKWEGQFDRQAMLDAFAGHAATADGPAPAVTLLPEPAAGPAQDSKAPTTIRLQG